From one Desulfurobacterium pacificum genomic stretch:
- a CDS encoding pyridoxal phosphate-dependent aminotransferase gives MRLAKRVLGMSPSPTMAITSKAKEMRAKGIDVIGFGAGEPDFDTPEHVKEAAIEAIKSGFTKYTAPAGILELREAVAEKLKRENGIEYSPQEVVITDGAKLALFNLMLSVIEEGDEVIIPAPYWVTYPEQVKFAGGKPVFVETKEENGFSLRLEDIEPVVNDRTKLLILCTPNNPTGAVIDRNELKRIGEFCAKRGILIASDECYEKLTYDGFEHTSIASISEEIKSVTITINALSKAFSMTGWRVGYAAGPREIIDAMIKINSQSISNVNSVTQKAAIAALTSPTDFLKDWLKAFDERRRYMVERLNEIPGVKCLMPKGAFYAFPNVKELIEKGGLKDDFALADYLLEKAKIAVVPGSAFGMPGYLRLSYATSMNNIIEGLNRFKRAAEELLGEG, from the coding sequence ATGAGGCTTGCTAAAAGGGTTTTGGGTATGTCTCCTTCTCCTACTATGGCAATTACTTCTAAAGCTAAAGAGATGAGAGCTAAGGGGATTGACGTTATAGGGTTCGGTGCTGGAGAGCCTGACTTTGATACTCCTGAACACGTTAAAGAAGCTGCTATAGAAGCGATTAAATCCGGTTTTACCAAATATACAGCACCTGCGGGTATCCTTGAGTTGAGGGAGGCTGTTGCTGAAAAGCTAAAAAGGGAGAACGGGATAGAGTATTCACCGCAGGAAGTTGTGATAACGGATGGAGCCAAGTTGGCTTTGTTTAATTTGATGCTTTCTGTAATTGAGGAAGGCGATGAGGTTATTATTCCTGCACCTTACTGGGTTACCTATCCTGAGCAGGTAAAGTTTGCAGGTGGAAAACCTGTATTTGTTGAGACGAAGGAAGAGAATGGATTTTCTTTGAGACTTGAAGATATTGAACCTGTTGTAAATGATAGAACTAAGTTGTTGATACTTTGTACTCCCAACAATCCTACAGGTGCCGTTATTGATAGAAATGAACTTAAGAGGATAGGGGAGTTCTGCGCTAAAAGAGGAATTTTAATAGCTTCTGATGAGTGTTACGAGAAACTTACTTACGATGGTTTTGAGCATACGAGTATAGCTTCTATATCTGAGGAGATTAAGAGCGTTACGATAACTATTAATGCGCTTTCTAAGGCGTTTTCTATGACAGGCTGGCGGGTAGGTTACGCTGCTGGTCCTAGAGAGATAATTGATGCGATGATAAAGATTAATTCTCAGTCTATTTCTAACGTTAACTCTGTTACGCAGAAAGCAGCTATTGCTGCGCTTACGTCACCTACTGACTTTTTGAAGGATTGGCTTAAAGCTTTTGACGAGAGAAGGCGCTACATGGTTGAGAGGCTTAATGAGATTCCTGGAGTTAAGTGTTTGATGCCTAAAGGGGCGTTTTACGCTTTTCCTAACGTGAAGGAGTTGATAGAAAAGGGTGGTTTGAAGGACGATTTTGCGCTTGCCGACTACCTGCTTGAAAAAGCTAAAATTGCGGTTGTTCCTGGTAGCGCTTTTGGTATGCCAGGGTATTTAAGGCTTTCTTACGCTACGTCTATGAATAATATAATTGAAGGGTTGAATAGATTTAAAAGAGCTGCAGAAGAGTTGTTGGGAGAAGGTTAA
- a CDS encoding TraR/DksA family transcriptional regulator, whose amino-acid sequence MKGNKCLTPEQLKELKEILEQKKREVLEDIKRGLEDQLHSEREVGDIVDMSTDEILRTFEMRIRDREAKYLKKIEKALQKIEEGTYGICENCGACIQYERLKLRPVAELCIKCKLEQEQVERKFGEEE is encoded by the coding sequence ATGAAAGGGAACAAATGCCTCACACCGGAACAGCTAAAAGAACTCAAAGAAATCTTGGAACAGAAAAAAAGGGAAGTTCTTGAAGATATAAAAAGAGGATTGGAAGACCAGCTTCACTCCGAAAGAGAAGTCGGCGATATCGTTGACATGTCAACAGACGAAATCCTCAGAACGTTTGAAATGAGAATAAGAGACAGAGAAGCAAAGTACCTCAAAAAAATAGAAAAAGCCCTCCAAAAAATAGAGGAAGGAACTTATGGAATATGTGAAAACTGCGGTGCTTGCATTCAGTATGAAAGGCTCAAGCTAAGACCTGTAGCTGAATTATGCATTAAATGTAAGTTGGAACAAGAACAAGTAGAAAGGAAATTTGGAGAGGAAGAATAA
- the speD gene encoding adenosylmethionine decarboxylase translates to MAKTLGVHIVADLYGCDPEILKSADRMAEIFEGAVEYARLNKLSHYYHQFEPYGATGVVVISESHLSFHTWPEHGYVAIDVYTCGDHENAFKAFDYIVEKLSPERVEKEVHFRGVVNEEEEVTFCASVG, encoded by the coding sequence ATGGCAAAGACCCTCGGCGTCCACATCGTAGCTGACCTCTACGGCTGCGACCCTGAAATTTTGAAGTCTGCCGATAGAATGGCAGAAATCTTTGAGGGGGCTGTTGAATATGCCCGTCTAAATAAACTTTCTCACTATTACCACCAGTTTGAGCCTTATGGCGCAACGGGGGTTGTTGTAATATCTGAATCTCACCTTTCTTTTCATACCTGGCCTGAGCACGGTTACGTTGCCATTGACGTTTATACGTGTGGCGACCATGAGAACGCTTTTAAGGCTTTTGATTACATCGTTGAAAAGCTTTCTCCAGAGAGAGTTGAGAAGGAAGTTCACTTTAGAGGCGTTGTTAACGAGGAGGAAGAGGTTACGTTTTGCGCAAGCGTTGGCTGA